From Micromonospora carbonacea:
GGATGACCTCCAGCGGCTCGCCGAGCAGCCGCCGCCGGGTGAGCTCGTGCAGCTCCTCCGGCGTCCCCGCGGCCTCGACGAGCAGCCGCGCCTCGTCCTCGGCGAAGACGCAGCCGGCGGCGCGCAACCGCGCGACCGTCGCCCCGTCGGGATCCGTGGTGGTCATCGCGGCGCTCCTGTCGTCTGCCCCGAGTCGGACAGGTAAGACGAAAACCCCGCCCGGATCCGGGCGGGGTTTTTCACGATTGACCACCGGTTCGCACTACGGTGCGTTCGGTGGAGCCGAGGGGACTCGAACCCCTGACCCCCACACTGCCAGTGTGGTGCGCTACCAGCTGCGCCACGGCCCCTTGCTGTTCGCCCCCGGTCTCCCGGGCACGGACAGAACTATACACACGCCCGCCCGCATGGTCATCTCGCGGGGGCCCTCCCCCGCCGCCTCAGTTGAGCGCCACGTCGGGCGGGAAGTGGGCGACGGCGGCCATCATCCCGCCCTGCCTGCGCAGCACCATCGGCCACAGGTCGTCGGGGCGGTCGACGAACGCGTCGCCGGGCAGCGCGTCGAGGACGAACCAGGACCCGTCCTCGATCTCCTGCTCCAGCTGGCCCGCGCCCCAGCCCGAGTAGCCGGCGAAGACCCGGATGCCGCCGATGCTCTCCCGCATCCGCTCCGGGTCCACGGAGAGGTCGATCGTGCCGACCGCGCCGGAGACCTGGTGGAAGCCCCGCAGCCGCTTCACGGGGTTGCGCATCCGGGCCAGGCAGATGGCCGAGTCGGGCTGGACGGGGCCGCCCTCGAACAGCACCGCCGGGTCCCGCGCCAGGTCGCTCCAGTCGCCGAGGACGTCGGCGACCGGCACCTCCGTGGCCCGGTTGAGCACCACACCGAGCGCGCCGCCCGGCTCGTGGGCCACGAGCAGCACCACGGTGCGGTCGAAGTTCGGGTCCTTGAGCGTGGGGGTCGCGACCAGCAGCCGTCCGGTCATCGAGTCCATCGCCCGCCCGCCGATCGCCTGGTCCTCTCCCTGCATGTCGGACATCCGTCAGCCGCGCGCCAGGACGCGGAAGTGACGCCCCCGGACGGCGTCGCCGCCGGGCCGGGCAGGACCGACGTCGTGGCCGGCATGGGGGGTGGCCTGCCGGACCCGGTCGGCACGGGACGCCGGGCTCATCCGTGCTGTCAACGCCATGTCTGGCACCATAGCCTGCGCCCGCGGCGCTGGCTAAGGTCTGACCGGTGGGTGATCGAGTGGGATCGAAGGGGGCGACGATGGGTCCGACGGCGGACATCGCGGTCATCGGCGGTTCGGGGCTCTACGCCCTGTTGGAGGGCGCGACCGAGCACCGGGTGCAGACCCCGTACGGCGAGCCCTCGGACGCGGTCACGATCGCCGAGGTGGGTGGCCGCCGGGTGGCGTTCCTGCCCCGGCACGGGCGCGACCACCGGCATCCGCCGCACCTGATCCCGTACCGGGCGAACCTGTGGGCGCTGCGCGCGCTCGGGGTGCGGCAGGTCCTCGCCCCGTGCGCGGTCGGCGGGCTCCGCCCCGAGCTGGGGCCGGGCACGTTCGTGGTGCCGGACCAGTTGATCGACCGCACCAGCGGGCGGGTGCAGACCTACTACGACCGGGGCGCGGTGCACGTGGCCTTCGGCGACCCGTACTGCCCGGTGGGCCGCCGGGCCCTGCTGGACGCGGCGGCCGGACGCGGCGTGCCGGCCGTCGACGGCGGGACGATGGTGGTCGTGGAGGGGCCGCGCTTCTCCACCCGGGCGGAGTCGCGCTGGTTCACGGCGATCGGCGGGGCGGTGGTCAACATGACCGGGCACCCGGAGGCGGTGCTCGCCCGCGAGTTGGCCCTCTGCTACACCCCGATCGCGCTGGTCACGGACCTCGACGCCGGGGTGGAGGCGGGCGAGTCGGTCACCCAGGAGGAGGTCTTCCGGGTCTTCGCCGAGAACACCGACCGGCTGCGCGGGGTGCTGCTGGACGCCGTCGCCGCCCTGCCGGCCGGGCGGGACTGCCCGTGCGGGCACGCGCTGGACGGGATCAAGCTGCCCTTCGCCCTGCCGTGAACCCGGCCGGGCTCACGGGAGGGCGAATCGCCCGGTAGGTGGGGGTTTACCCGATAGATTCGGCGGGTGGCAACGGTCCGCGAGACGACGTACGAGCTGCTGCGGGCGCTGGGCATGACCACCGTGTTCGGCAACCCCGGCTCGACGGAGGAGCCCTTCCTCCAGGACTTCCCGGCCGACTTCCGCTACGTCCACGCCCTGCACGAGGCGTCGGCCGTCGCCATGGCCGACGGGTACGCCCAGGCCACCGGCCGCCCCGCCCACGTCAACCTGCACACCGCCCCGGGCACCGGCAACGGCATGGGCAACCTCGTCACCGCCTGGCACAACAAGACCCCGCTGATCGTCTCGGCCGGTCAGCAGACCCGGGAGATGCTGCTGCTGGAGCCCCGGCTGGCCAGCCCCCGGGCGGCCGAGCTGACCCAGCCGTACGTCAAGTGGAGCCACGAGCCGGCCCGCGCGCAGGACATCCCGGCGGCGTTCATGCGGGCGTACGCCACGGCGGTGCAGCCGCCCGCCGGCCCGGTCTTCCTGTCCCTGCCGCTGGACGACTGGGCCCGGCCGGCGGACGGGCCGCCCGAGGTGCGCACCGTGGCCACCCGGTACGCCCCCGACCCGGCCCGGCTGCGGGAGTTCGCCGCCCGGGTGGCCGCCAGCCGCCGCCCCGCGCTGGTGCTCGGTGCGGCGGTCGACCGGGCCGGGGCGTGGCCGGCGGCGGTGGCGCTGGCCGAGCGGCTGGCCGCACCGGTCTGGGCCGCGCCCGCCCCGGAGCGGGCCCCGTTCCCCGAGGACCACCCGCACTACCGGGGCGTGCTGCCGTACGCGATCGGGCCCCTGGCCGAGGCCCTGGCCGGGCACGACACGGTGCTGGTGGTCGGCGCGCCCGTGTTCCGCTACTACCCGCACGTGCCGGGCGACTACCTGCCCGCCGGCGCCCGGCTGCTGCACGTCACCGACGATCCCGACGAGACGGCCCGCGCGCCGGTCGGCGACAGCCTGCTCGCCGACGCGGGCCTGGCCCTGGCCGCCCTGGCCGAGCTGCTCCCGACGGCCAACCGACCGCCCCCGCCGCCCCGGCCGGCGCCGGGGCCGCCCGATCCGGGCCCACCGGCGAGCCCCGACGCGCTGTTCGCCGCCCTGGCCCGGCACTGGCCGCCCGACGGGGTCCTCGTCCAGGAGTCACCGTCCAACCTGGCCGCGCTGCGCCGCCGGCTGCCGGTCACCCGCCCCGGGTCGTACTTCACGATGGCCAGCGGCGGCCTCGGGTTCGGGCTGCCGGCGGCGGTCGGGATCGCCCTGGCGGAGCGGGACACGGGCCGGGGCCGGCCGGTGGTCGCGGTGATCGGCGACGGGTCGTTCCACTACTCGGTGCAGGCGCTGTGGACGGCCGCTCGGCTGCGCCTGCCGCTGGCCGTCGTGGTCCCGGTCAACCAGCAGTACGCGATCCTCAAGGCGTTCGCCGAGCTGAAGCACACCCCCGGGGTGCCCGGCCTGGACCTGCCCGGCCTGGACGTCGTCGCGGTCGCCCGGGGGTACGGCTGCGCCGCCACGGTCGTCGCGGAGCCGGACGGGTTGGGCGACGCGTTGGGCGCGGCCCTGGCGGCGGACCGGCCCACCGTGCTGCCGGCGCCGATCAGCACCGAGGTCCCGAAGCTGCTCTGAGCGCCCTCGGGGCCGCGCTGCGCCCTCGGGGGCCACCCCGCATCCTCGGGGCCAGGCTCAGGGGTGCAGGAGCAGCGGCGCGCCGGTGACCACGTCGAGCACCGGCCGGTTGCCCAGCGGCGCCTTGAGGGTGGCGGTGACCGGCTCCAGCTTGAGCAGGTCGACGCACACGCCGGTGCCCCGGACGACCCCGCCGCCGACCACCACCACGTCGTCGCGCTCCTGCACGAGCGGGGTGAGCCCGGTGTCGCAGGCGCCCACGCCGACCCGCCAGGTCAGCTTCGCCCCGTCGACGGCCAGCAGGTCCTGCGCGCTCGCCACCCCGTCGGGGGCCCGGCCCGTCGGCGCGGTCCCCTGCGGCGGGGCGGCGGGGTCGGCGACGGCGAGCCGGGCCACCTTCGCGGTCAGCTCGTCGACGGTGAACAGCCACGCCGGCACCTGCGCCTCGCCGCGGCTGGTGCGGACCGGCGCGGTGCCGAGCGTCACGGCGGTGACGGTGAGCGGCACGCAGGCCGACGCCGGCGCGCTGCCGACCGGGTCGTTCGGGCCGACGCTGTGGCCGTACGGTCCCTCCCCGACGGTCGGGCCGTCGGGCCCCGGCTCCACGATCGGGCCGGAACCGGGCTTCGCCGGCCGTCCGGGGCTCCTCGGCCGCCCCTCGCAGGGCGGCGGGTCCCCCTGGTCGAGCTGCCGGTACGCCTCGGCGGCGCTGAGCAGCTTCACGGTGAGCGTCCCGTCGGGGAAGCGGACCGCACCGTCGGCCGGCCGGGCGGTGGGCACCTCGACCTGCTCGCGGTACCAGCCGTTGCGGAACGCCTGCTCGGTGTCGGGGCTGAACCCGGGGTCGCCGAGGAGCACGGTGGGCTCCTGCAACGGCAGGTAGCCGCCGGTCCAGGCGGTGCCCGGCCGCCACGCGTCGGCGACCTCGGCGGCCCGCTGCCCGAACGCCGCGAAGCGCTCGTCGTTGGCGCTGCCGGCGGGGCTGCCGCCGGCGGACGGCCCGGAACCGGCCGGTGCGCAACCGGCCGCGACGACCAACAGGGGCAGCCCCAGCAGGGCGAGAACTCGACGCATACCGCTACGACGCGCCCGCGCGGCCTGCGGTTCCGCCGGATGCGACGAAGCGCCCCGGCCGGGTGGCCGGGGCGCTTCGTCAGGTGGTGGAGGTGCCGGGAATCGAACCCGGGTCCTTCGCCGGTTTGTCAGGGCTTCTCCGAGCGCAGCTCGCTGTGCCTCTACTCGGCCCCACCGCTCACGCGAGCAAGTTGGTGTGACGGGCCCAGTCGCTGATTGATCTCGCCGCACGGACCCCGCGACCGGGTCCGGTTGGCCAGCCTTCTAGCTGATGCCGGCTACTGGGACGAAGGCGTTCCCAGGCCGACAGACTTAGCTACTCGCCTCAGGCGGCGAGAGCGAAGTCAGCGCGATTGTTCTTGGCGCTTATTGGTTTCCGACGACCGATTCTCGAGACGACGTCGGCTTCCTCGGCTCGCTTCCCCTGCCGCAACGTACGAAGTCGAAACCAGTCACCCCCTCGACGGGCCGCCGGTGTGGCGGCACCACCAAGACTAACGCCTGCCGCAACGGGATTCATCCCCGAGCCCCGCCCCGGCGCGCCGAGGCGGACAAACGGGACGAATCAGTCGTCCATGCCCTTGCCGCGTCGGCCCGCGGCCCGGGCGATCTCCCGTTCCGCGTCCCGCTTGGCCAGGTCCTGACGCTTGTCGTACGTCTTCTTGCCCTTGGCCAGGGCGATCTCCACCTTGGCCCAGCCGTCGGAGAAGTAGACCTGCAACGGGACCATGGTGAGGCCACCCTCGCGGGTCTTGCCGATCAGGCGGTCGATCTCCAGGCGCTTGAGCAGCAGCTTCCGGGTGCGCCGGGGCTCGTGGTTGGTCCAGGTGCCCTGCGTGTACTCCGGGATGTGCATGCCGTGCAGGAACAGCTCGCCGTCGCGCTCCTGGGCGAACGCGTCGACCAGCGACGCCCGCCCCGCCCGCAGCGACTTCACCTCGGTGCCGGTCAGCGACATGCCCGCCTCGTAGGTGTCGAGGATGGCGTAGTCGTGCCGTGCCTTCTTGTTGGAGGCGACGACCTTGCGCCCCTTCTCCCGTGGCATCGGTGCCCCTCCCCTCGTGCGATTCCGGCCCCGGCCCGGACGGCGGGCCGGAAGCGGAGATCATGCTACCCGAACGACAAGGGCCCCCCGGCGCGGATTATTCCGCGCCGGGGGGCCCTCGGCTGTCGCCGGCAGACCCGGTGGGCGACTAGACGCGCAGGTAGAACCGGAGGGTGACCCAGCCGGTGACGGCGCTGACCACCGCGCCGACGCCCGCCATGATCGGGAACGTCAGGAAGATGTCGCTCCAGGTCACCGGGGAGAAGAGGCCCTGCAACGCACTCAGGGAGCCGTCGAACAGGAAGAACTTCAAGGCGATCAGCGCGCCCAGGCCGAGGAACGAGCCGATCAGACCCGCGACCACGGCCTCCAGGACGAACGGCGCCTGGATGAACCAGTTGGACGCGCCGACCAGCTTCATGACCGCCACCTCGCGCCGCTTGCTGTACGCGGCCACCTGGATGGTGTTGGCGACCAGCAGCAGGGCGGCGATGGCCATCGCGATCGCCCCGGCCAGGGCGATGTTCTGGCCGGCGGTGAAGAGGTCGAAGATCTTGTCCAGCAGCCGGCTCTGGTCGACGATCTCGTCGACGCCCTCCGTGTCCTTGTACTGGTCGTAGATGCTCTTGTACTGCTCGGGGTTGACCAGCGTGAGCCGGAACGACTCCGGCAGCTGGTCGGGCTTCACGGCGGTCACCAGGTCCGGCGCGTCCTGGTACATCTCCTGGAAACGCTTGTACGCCTCGTCCTTGTTGACGTAGAGGACCTCCTTCACCAGGGAGTCACTCTTGAGCTTCGTCTCCAGGTCGGTGCGCTGCTGGTCGGTGACGTCGCTCTTCAGGAAGATCGAGACCTGGATGTTCTTGTAGTACAGGTCCTTCATGTCGTCGACCTTGCTGTACACCAGGCCACTGACACCGAGCATGGTCAACGACACGGCCAACGTGATGATCATCGCGATGGTCATGGTGACGTTGCGCCACAGTCCGACCAGTACCTCGGACAGGACGTATTTCACGCGCATCGGGAATTCCTCCGG
This genomic window contains:
- the mdlC gene encoding benzoylformate decarboxylase; translation: MATVRETTYELLRALGMTTVFGNPGSTEEPFLQDFPADFRYVHALHEASAVAMADGYAQATGRPAHVNLHTAPGTGNGMGNLVTAWHNKTPLIVSAGQQTREMLLLEPRLASPRAAELTQPYVKWSHEPARAQDIPAAFMRAYATAVQPPAGPVFLSLPLDDWARPADGPPEVRTVATRYAPDPARLREFAARVAASRRPALVLGAAVDRAGAWPAAVALAERLAAPVWAAPAPERAPFPEDHPHYRGVLPYAIGPLAEALAGHDTVLVVGAPVFRYYPHVPGDYLPAGARLLHVTDDPDETARAPVGDSLLADAGLALAALAELLPTANRPPPPPRPAPGPPDPGPPASPDALFAALARHWPPDGVLVQESPSNLAALRRRLPVTRPGSYFTMASGGLGFGLPAAVGIALAERDTGRGRPVVAVIGDGSFHYSVQALWTAARLRLPLAVVVPVNQQYAILKAFAELKHTPGVPGLDLPGLDVVAVARGYGCAATVVAEPDGLGDALGAALAADRPTVLPAPISTEVPKLL
- a CDS encoding YqgE/AlgH family protein, with the protein product MQGEDQAIGGRAMDSMTGRLLVATPTLKDPNFDRTVVLLVAHEPGGALGVVLNRATEVPVADVLGDWSDLARDPAVLFEGGPVQPDSAICLARMRNPVKRLRGFHQVSGAVGTIDLSVDPERMRESIGGIRVFAGYSGWGAGQLEQEIEDGSWFVLDALPGDAFVDRPDDLWPMVLRRQGGMMAAVAHFPPDVALN
- the smpB gene encoding SsrA-binding protein SmpB — encoded protein: MPREKGRKVVASNKKARHDYAILDTYEAGMSLTGTEVKSLRAGRASLVDAFAQERDGELFLHGMHIPEYTQGTWTNHEPRRTRKLLLKRLEIDRLIGKTREGGLTMVPLQVYFSDGWAKVEIALAKGKKTYDKRQDLAKRDAEREIARAAGRRGKGMDD
- the ftsX gene encoding permease-like cell division protein FtsX — its product is MRVKYVLSEVLVGLWRNVTMTIAMIITLAVSLTMLGVSGLVYSKVDDMKDLYYKNIQVSIFLKSDVTDQQRTDLETKLKSDSLVKEVLYVNKDEAYKRFQEMYQDAPDLVTAVKPDQLPESFRLTLVNPEQYKSIYDQYKDTEGVDEIVDQSRLLDKIFDLFTAGQNIALAGAIAMAIAALLLVANTIQVAAYSKRREVAVMKLVGASNWFIQAPFVLEAVVAGLIGSFLGLGALIALKFFLFDGSLSALQGLFSPVTWSDIFLTFPIMAGVGAVVSAVTGWVTLRFYLRV
- a CDS encoding S-methyl-5'-thioadenosine phosphorylase, which codes for MGPTADIAVIGGSGLYALLEGATEHRVQTPYGEPSDAVTIAEVGGRRVAFLPRHGRDHRHPPHLIPYRANLWALRALGVRQVLAPCAVGGLRPELGPGTFVVPDQLIDRTSGRVQTYYDRGAVHVAFGDPYCPVGRRALLDAAAGRGVPAVDGGTMVVVEGPRFSTRAESRWFTAIGGAVVNMTGHPEAVLARELALCYTPIALVTDLDAGVEAGESVTQEEVFRVFAENTDRLRGVLLDAVAALPAGRDCPCGHALDGIKLPFALP